Proteins co-encoded in one Arachis hypogaea cultivar Tifrunner chromosome 11, arahy.Tifrunner.gnm2.J5K5, whole genome shotgun sequence genomic window:
- the LOC112723143 gene encoding (S)-8-oxocitronellyl enol synthase CYC2, producing MEKQNHQPSVVALVVGVTGMAGLSLAQALKHPDCLGGPWKVYGAARSQPTWFPPSTVDHFIAFDAVDSASTHSNLSPIAHEVTHLFWVTVQFPGDEEANVAVNTTMLHNVLTTLKSSPSSRLSHVTLQTGTKHYMGPIQDPTRSNQLVGHEPPFHEDMPRLPYPNFYYALEDLLASHAPSLTYSVHRSSIIIGASSRSGHNALVMVGAYAAVCRHLGVPFRYPGNRYTWEHFCDMTDARVLAQQHVWAAVTEKAKNEAFNCMNGDLFTWKSMWKFYSEVYDVEFKFYRTAIRPAMFYDTEFLAAKGEYEYKLSVAEIKMLRWMSGHTRLDKIRNEDIRERVGVAPIVEKMVKLHLRWFGHVRRRPIEHPVRRVDEMEDGQ from the coding sequence ATGGAGAAGCAGAACCACCAACCCTCCGTCGTAGCACTTGTCGTTGGAGTCACAGGCATGGCTGGTCTCAGCCTAGCCCAGGCCCTAAAGCACCCCGATTGCCTTGGAGGCCCATGGAAGGTTTATGGCGCCGCCCGATCCCAGCCCACTTGGTTCCCTCCTTCCACCGTTGACCACTTCATCGCATTCGACGCCGTTGACTCCGCCAGCACGCACTCCAACCTCTCCCCCATAGCTCACGAGGTCACCCACCTCTTCTGGGTCACCGTTCAGTTCCCCGGCGACGAAGAAGCCAACGTCGCCGTCAACACAACAATGCTCCACAACGTCCTCACCACCCTCAAATCCTCACCTTCTTCCCGGCTAAGCCACGTCACCCTCCAAACCGGGACTAAACACTACATGGGCCCAATCCAAGACCCCACCCGGTCCAACCAACTCGTTGGCCACGAACCACCTTTTCACGAGGACATGCCCCGACTCCCTTACCCGAATTTCTACTACGCGCTGGAGGACCTCCTTGCATCCCACGCGCCATCACTTACCTACTCAGTGCACCGCTCGTCCATTATAATTGGCGCGTCTTCAAGAAGCGGCCACAACGCGCTTGTTATGGTGGGTGCTTACGCCGCGGTATGCCGGCACCTGGGAGTGCCGTTTCGGTACCCGGGGAACCGGTACACGTGGGAGCATTTCTGTGACATGACGGATGCACGTGTGCTGGCGCAGCAGCACGTGTGGGCTGCGGTTACCGAGAAGGCCAAGAACGAAGCGTTTAACTGCATGAACGGAGATTTGTTCACGTGGAAGAGCATGTGGAaattttatagtgaagtttatgatgTTGAGTtcaaattctatcgcaccgctataagaccggctatgtttTATGATACAGAATTTTTGGCGGCTAAAGGGGAGTACGAGTataagttgagtgtggcagagataaaaatgttgagatggatgagtggtcatacgcgattggataaaataaggaacgaagatataagagagagagttggagtagcacctattgtaGAAAAGATGGTTAAATTacatctcaggtggtttggacatgtgagaagaagaccgatagaacatccagtcaggagggtggatgagatggaagatggacaatgA
- the LOC112723142 gene encoding 3-oxo-Delta(4,5)-steroid 5-beta-reductase yields the protein MENQHYVALIVGVTGMVGFNIAQALKKPDCKGGPWKVYGAARRPPPATWFPASIVDDFISFDAVDAATTQASLSPIAHEVTHLFWVALQFQEDEEANIATNKAMLHNVLTTLKSSPSSRLTHVTLQTGTKHYMGPIFDPARSTQLLSHDPPFHEDMPRLPYPNFYYAQEDLLASHAPSLTYSVHRSSIIIGASSRSAINTLVMLGAYAAVCRHLTLPFRYQGTRYTWEHFCDMTDSEVLAEQHVWAAVTDKANNEAFNCTNGDLFTWKRMWKVLSEVFDVEFVGFDENDEDRVDVVEFMRDKDEIWDEIVEKYGLVKTKLKEFAYYEALKVVLHFDFQHVSSMNKSKEYGFFGHANTFKRVTFWVRKLRFMKIIP from the coding sequence ATGGAGAACCAACATTATGTAGCGCTTATAGTTGGAGTCACAGGTATGGTTGGGTTTAACATAGCCCAAGCCTTGAAGAAGCCCGACTGCAAGGGAGGCCCATGGAAGGTTTACGGAGCAGCCCGCCGTCCCCCGCCCGCCACCTGGTTTCCTGCTTCCATCGTGGATGATTTCATCAGCTTCGACGCCGTCGATGCCGCCACCACACAAGCCAGCCTCTCCCCCATAGCCCACGAGGTCACACACCTCTTCTGGGTGGCTCTTCAGTTTCAGGAAGACGAAGAAGCCAACATTGCCACCAACAAAGCCATGCTCCACAACGTTCTTACCACACTCAAATCTTCCCCTTCTTCCCGCCTCACCCACGTAACCCTCCAAACCGGGACAAAACACTACATGGGTCCAATCTTTGACCCGGCCCGGTCAACTCAACTCCTGAGCCATGATCCCCCGTTTCACGAGGACATGCCCCGACTACCGTACCCAAACTTCTACTACGCTCAGGAGGATCTCCTTGCGTCCCACGCGCCTTCTCTGACGTACTCCGTTCACCGATCCTCCATCATAATTGGCGCGTCTTCAAGGAGTGCAATCAACACGCTGGTTATGCTTGGGGCTTATGCCGCGGTTTGCCGCCACCTTACGTTGCCGTTTCGTTACCAAGGAACACGGTACACGTGGGAGCATTTTTGCGACATGACAGACTCCGAGGTTTTAGCGGAGCAGCACGTGTGGGCTGCGGTTACGGATAAGGCCAATAATGAAGCGTTCAATTGCACCAACGGCGACTTGTTTACGTGGAAGAGAATGTGGAAAGTGCTGAGTGAGGTTTTTGATGTTGAGTTTGTTGGGTTTGACGAGAATGATGAAGATAGGGTTGATGTGGTGGAGTTTATGAGAGACAAAGACGAGATTTGGGATGAGATTGTGGAAAAGTATGGACTTGTGAAGACTAAGCTAAAGGAGTTTGCATATTATGAAGCCTTGAAAGTCGTCTTACATTTTGACTTTCAACATGTGTCTAGCATGAATAAGAGTAAGGAATATGGTTTCTTTGGCCACGCCAACACCTTCAAAAGGGTCACATTCTGGGTTCGCAAACTGCGTTTCATGAAGATTATACCCTAG